The Propionispora hippei DSM 15287 genome includes a window with the following:
- the yajC gene encoding preprotein translocase subunit YajC — MIFLPGITQEIMQYAPLIVMIVIFYFFLYRPQKKRQQQRNQMLDSLKKGDRIVTVGGLHGTIVALNERVVTLKIAEKVDVTVSRSSVNGLQSELKNNEK; from the coding sequence GTGATTTTTTTGCCGGGAATAACACAGGAAATCATGCAGTATGCTCCGTTGATCGTAATGATCGTTATTTTTTACTTTTTTCTGTACAGACCGCAAAAAAAACGTCAGCAGCAAAGAAATCAGATGCTGGACAGCTTGAAAAAAGGGGACCGGATTGTGACTGTTGGCGGTTTGCATGGCACCATAGTGGCGCTGAATGAACGAGTGGTTACTTTGAAAATTGCCGAAAAGGTGGATGTTACCGTTTCCCGCTCGTCGGTAAACGGGTTACAGAGCGAGCTTAAGAACAACGAAAAATGA
- a CDS encoding 5-formyltetrahydrofolate cyclo-ligase has protein sequence MNLANDAGSKKKELRQKILSLRRSLPRETIRAESEAIAGRLYNWPEYVQARTVMLFLSMPDEVQTRPLIEHAWQQDKTVCVPYPGEVYGYMQAAVIHNFAELSAGKFGILVPDERTLSFVAPEEIDLVIVPGVAFDALGRRCGMGAGYYDRFLQKTSHAVTAGVALSCQMVSEVVCAEHDQTVDCIVTKDQLIKCGEGKM, from the coding sequence ATGAACTTGGCGAATGATGCAGGCAGCAAAAAGAAGGAATTGCGGCAAAAAATCCTGAGCCTCCGGCGTTCTTTGCCACGGGAGACTATTAGGGCGGAGAGTGAGGCTATTGCCGGGCGGCTGTACAACTGGCCTGAATATGTTCAGGCCAGGACAGTGATGCTTTTTTTGTCCATGCCCGATGAGGTGCAGACCAGGCCATTGATTGAGCATGCCTGGCAGCAAGATAAGACGGTTTGTGTACCCTATCCCGGGGAAGTATATGGTTATATGCAGGCTGCAGTTATACATAATTTTGCAGAGTTGTCAGCAGGAAAATTCGGTATTTTGGTGCCCGACGAAAGGACGCTTTCTTTTGTCGCACCGGAGGAGATCGATTTGGTTATTGTGCCCGGTGTCGCTTTTGATGCCCTGGGCCGGCGGTGTGGCATGGGAGCTGGCTACTATGACCGGTTTTTGCAAAAAACATCTCATGCCGTAACGGCGGGTGTGGCGCTTAGCTGTCAAATGGTTTCGGAAGTGGTCTGTGCTGAGCATGACCAGACTGTTGATTGCATTGTCACCAAGGATCAGCTTATAAAATGCGGTGAAGGCAAGATGTAG
- a CDS encoding PP2C family protein-serine/threonine phosphatase, with amino-acid sequence MEVKIGIAKTHKYAMSECGDSVEVAERPRGGISAILADGQGSGKAAKLTSSMVVNKAAALIAEGARDGAVARAVHDYLYTMKDGKVSSTLTVLSVDLETETVLFSRNSNCPVIIKNIYHTDVYEQEINSIGVHKRMKPLMHQLPLETGMILVSYSDGIQAAGRKRGKTMDFNYLLKIIEENEPGDASFIAEAILEYALQLDDYRPGDDMTVVVMGITDSENVHKIHRMSVNFPC; translated from the coding sequence ATGGAAGTGAAAATTGGCATAGCCAAAACCCATAAATATGCGATGAGTGAATGTGGCGACAGCGTGGAAGTTGCTGAACGGCCCCGCGGCGGAATTTCCGCCATCCTGGCTGACGGCCAGGGCAGCGGCAAGGCCGCAAAACTGACCAGCAGCATGGTAGTCAACAAGGCGGCGGCGCTTATTGCCGAAGGGGCCCGTGACGGTGCGGTAGCCAGGGCTGTACACGATTATCTGTATACCATGAAGGACGGGAAAGTTTCTTCGACCTTAACGGTATTAAGTGTGGATTTGGAAACAGAAACCGTACTGTTTAGCCGTAATTCCAATTGTCCGGTTATCATTAAAAATATATATCATACCGACGTCTATGAGCAGGAAATTAACTCCATTGGTGTGCATAAGCGAATGAAACCGTTAATGCACCAGCTTCCGCTAGAGACAGGGATGATCCTGGTCTCCTACTCTGACGGGATTCAGGCTGCCGGACGTAAAAGGGGCAAAACGATGGATTTTAATTATTTGCTGAAAATCATTGAGGAAAACGAACCGGGTGATGCTTCCTTTATTGCAGAAGCTATTCTGGAGTATGCGCTTCAGCTTGATGATTATCGTCCCGGCGATGATATGACTGTTGTGGTTATGGGAATAACAGACAGTGAAAATGTACACAAAATTCACCGGATGAGTGTCAATTTTCCCTGCTGA